The proteins below are encoded in one region of Pelagibacterium flavum:
- a CDS encoding CaiB/BaiF CoA transferase family protein → MTAPLDGLKVLDFSRLLPGPYCTWLLADMGAQIIRVENPREIEKQAKVFGWDKLEPEARARLRETDILSRNKRSVMIDIGHEHARPVLHELARSADIVVEDYRPGVLAGLGLGYDALRAINPGLVYASLTLCGQTGPYRDKPGHDPIALSLAGVQSRIGEDPETPGFAGIPAADVITGTHAAFAILAAVHERRTTGSGRHVDVAMSDCAMSLLVNVLSRHPDPQAIPPRGTRRADMGLWRTRDGKFICTTDMEPRYWRIFCETVGRPDFIALQNDVERRPEIRSALEAIFLERDRDEWLAILGAAGTQFAPVYEIGEALSDPHQMARGMVVHATGADGRTISQIGQPVSMQPGNPVRWLGRMPGADTDQILRDLGLAQSEIDRLQSTGALGTRT, encoded by the coding sequence ATGACCGCGCCTCTTGACGGCCTTAAGGTCCTCGACTTCTCGCGCCTACTTCCCGGCCCCTATTGCACCTGGCTGCTGGCCGATATGGGTGCCCAGATCATCCGCGTCGAAAACCCGCGCGAAATCGAAAAGCAGGCAAAGGTTTTCGGCTGGGACAAGCTGGAGCCCGAGGCGCGCGCCCGGTTGCGCGAAACCGACATTCTCTCGCGCAACAAGCGCTCGGTCATGATCGATATCGGGCACGAGCACGCCCGGCCGGTCCTGCACGAACTCGCCAGAAGCGCCGATATCGTGGTCGAAGATTATCGCCCCGGTGTATTGGCCGGCTTGGGACTGGGCTATGACGCATTGCGGGCCATAAATCCCGGCCTTGTCTATGCCAGCCTGACCCTTTGCGGACAGACCGGCCCCTATCGCGACAAGCCGGGACATGACCCGATTGCCCTCTCGCTGGCCGGCGTCCAGTCGCGGATCGGCGAAGACCCCGAGACGCCCGGCTTTGCGGGCATCCCCGCGGCAGACGTCATTACCGGCACCCATGCCGCATTCGCCATTCTGGCGGCGGTGCACGAGCGCCGGACGACGGGCAGCGGACGGCATGTGGATGTCGCCATGAGCGATTGCGCCATGAGCCTTCTGGTCAATGTTCTTTCCCGTCATCCCGATCCCCAAGCCATTCCCCCTCGCGGCACCCGACGCGCCGATATGGGCCTGTGGCGAACACGGGACGGCAAGTTCATATGCACGACCGACATGGAGCCGCGCTATTGGCGGATATTCTGCGAGACGGTGGGGCGGCCCGATTTCATAGCGCTGCAAAACGATGTCGAACGCCGCCCCGAAATCCGGTCTGCGCTCGAGGCGATCTTTCTCGAACGCGACCGGGACGAATGGCTCGCAATCCTTGGAGCGGCAGGCACCCAGTTCGCGCCGGTTTACGAAATCGGCGAGGCCCTGTCCGACCCCCATCAGATGGCGCGCGGCATGGTCGTGCACGCCACCGGTGCCGATGGCCGGACCATCAGCCAGATCGGGCAACCGGTCAGCATGCAGCCGGGAAATCCTGTCCGCTGGCTCGGCCGCATGCCGGGGGCCGATACCGACCAGATACTGCGCGACCTCGGGCTTGCCCAGTCCGAGATCGACCGGCTTCAATCGACCGGAGCGCTGGGCACAAGGACTTGA
- a CDS encoding 2-hydroxyacyl-CoA dehydratase family protein, with amino-acid sequence MSYAPLQSTRAATDHQRDWAKGLRAQITSGAQYGFVNADTPHELFHAMGMPIVTNQWWSAVIAAKQLSEFYFDHMQAIGFHERLARYSSLPLIAELEGDVERQPWGGLPAPAILCARQSADDHQKIFSLWSQSTGAPLVLLSAPAVPDARPDWWVEARSDWEDLYHTDRLDLMVAEFEDLIARLEALTGRNFDREAFSDYMAAIDRQEKIFEQASEMIAAAPRCPIRINDQIPNVMIPQWHRGSDWALDHARRFRDELGARIADGEAVVADERIRMMWIGAGLWFDTSFYGAFEESHGAVFAWSMYLPFAADGYIRADHGDPLRALAARVSAMNEQLHQPPWVNAWLVEQARKYRIDVALMLIPRHDRFSGHGSLFAKQALEAQGVRVIEVWSDMVDQRDWDRDAVVGRITPVLDQVLREKSLT; translated from the coding sequence ATGAGCTATGCGCCGCTGCAATCGACACGGGCTGCGACAGATCACCAGCGCGACTGGGCCAAGGGGCTGCGGGCGCAGATCACCTCGGGCGCTCAATATGGCTTTGTCAATGCCGATACGCCTCACGAATTGTTCCATGCCATGGGCATGCCCATCGTGACCAATCAATGGTGGTCGGCCGTCATTGCCGCCAAGCAATTGTCCGAGTTCTATTTCGACCACATGCAGGCCATCGGCTTTCATGAGCGGCTGGCGCGCTATTCGAGCCTGCCGCTCATTGCCGAGCTCGAAGGCGATGTGGAACGCCAGCCCTGGGGCGGATTGCCGGCCCCGGCCATTCTGTGCGCCCGCCAGAGTGCCGACGACCACCAGAAGATCTTTTCGCTCTGGTCGCAAAGCACCGGCGCGCCGCTGGTGCTGCTGTCCGCCCCGGCCGTGCCCGATGCCCGGCCCGACTGGTGGGTAGAGGCGCGCAGCGATTGGGAAGACCTCTACCATACCGACCGGCTCGACCTCATGGTCGCCGAGTTCGAGGACCTGATCGCCCGGCTCGAGGCCCTGACAGGCCGCAATTTCGACCGGGAGGCCTTCAGCGATTACATGGCGGCCATCGATCGGCAGGAAAAGATATTCGAGCAGGCCAGCGAGATGATCGCGGCAGCTCCGCGCTGCCCCATCCGCATCAACGACCAGATTCCCAACGTGATGATCCCCCAATGGCATCGCGGATCGGACTGGGCGCTCGATCACGCGCGCCGGTTCCGCGACGAACTGGGGGCGCGCATCGCCGATGGCGAGGCGGTGGTTGCCGATGAGCGCATCCGCATGATGTGGATCGGTGCCGGGCTCTGGTTCGACACCAGCTTTTATGGCGCGTTCGAGGAAAGCCATGGCGCTGTCTTTGCGTGGTCGATGTATCTCCCTTTCGCGGCTGACGGATACATCCGGGCCGATCATGGCGATCCGTTGCGGGCGCTGGCGGCCAGGGTTTCCGCAATGAACGAGCAGTTGCATCAGCCCCCCTGGGTCAATGCCTGGCTGGTCGAACAGGCCAGAAAATACCGCATCGACGTCGCTCTGATGCTCATTCCCCGGCACGACCGGTTCTCCGGACACGGCTCGCTGTTTGCCAAGCAGGCGCTCGAGGCACAGGGGGTTCGGGTGATCGAGGTCTGGTCCGACATGGTCGACCAGCGCGACTGGGATCGCGATGCCGTGGTGGGCCGGATTACGCCGGTGCTCGACCAGGTGTTGCGCGAGAAGAGTTTGACATAG
- a CDS encoding TRAP transporter substrate-binding protein, giving the protein MNLKLATTAAIAATSLTLLSGGVLAQEFQLTYSTSYSPTHPYGAADELWIERIEEQTDGRVSITPFWGGSLITSREGVDELAAGVADIAFIAPIYASSGYDLSRVTPQFFYGYEDAQDVLSVYLDLWNQYPQFAEELDGVKVLAFNVGTPMHLMLRNAPFEELADLQGLRIRSAVDYVGALANFGAEGVTMPMTDTYPSLQRGVLDGVIAPYEALKSLSFGEVINYYSELPHSRGAYPSRAMNGATWDSLPEDIQQVFEDNIEWWTQTNYELFQEAEDAGRAYGEEMGVQFNAVDEAVIAEYSAAFEATAQEAAQQLDAKGLPGTEILQQIRSAHQD; this is encoded by the coding sequence ATGAACCTTAAACTCGCAACGACCGCAGCAATCGCTGCGACCAGCCTGACGCTGCTTTCCGGTGGTGTTCTGGCGCAGGAATTTCAGCTGACCTATTCGACCAGCTATTCGCCCACCCATCCCTATGGTGCCGCCGATGAGCTCTGGATCGAGCGGATCGAGGAGCAGACCGACGGTCGGGTTTCGATCACGCCCTTCTGGGGTGGTTCGCTCATCACCAGCCGCGAAGGCGTCGACGAGCTGGCGGCCGGCGTCGCCGACATCGCCTTTATCGCCCCGATCTATGCAAGTTCGGGCTATGATCTGAGCCGGGTGACGCCGCAGTTCTTTTACGGCTATGAGGATGCCCAGGACGTGCTCAGCGTCTATCTCGACCTGTGGAACCAGTATCCCCAGTTCGCCGAGGAGCTCGACGGCGTCAAGGTGCTCGCGTTCAACGTCGGCACGCCCATGCACCTGATGCTCCGCAATGCCCCGTTCGAGGAATTGGCCGATCTGCAGGGCCTGCGCATCCGCTCGGCGGTCGATTATGTGGGGGCCCTGGCCAATTTCGGGGCCGAAGGCGTTACCATGCCCATGACCGACACCTATCCGTCCCTCCAGCGTGGCGTGCTCGACGGCGTCATCGCGCCCTATGAGGCCCTCAAGTCGCTCAGCTTTGGCGAAGTCATCAACTATTATTCCGAACTTCCCCACAGCCGCGGCGCTTATCCCTCGCGCGCCATGAACGGGGCGACCTGGGACAGCCTGCCCGAAGATATCCAGCAGGTCTTCGAGGACAATATCGAGTGGTGGACCCAGACCAATTACGAGCTGTTCCAGGAGGCCGAGGACGCTGGCCGCGCCTATGGCGAGGAAATGGGCGTACAGTTCAACGCCGTGGACGAAGCCGTAATTGCCGAGTATTCGGCAGCCTTTGAGGCAACCGCCCAGGAGGCGGCACAGCAACTCGATGCCAAGGGCCTGCCGGGGACCGAAATTCTCCAGCAGATCCGCTCCGCGCATCAGGACTGA
- a CDS encoding CaiB/BaiF CoA transferase family protein, with translation MAQPLAGVRIADFSHVIAGPLATHFLRLLGAEVIKVEPPSGDVLRNYTQRRELRGMSEPFIGANAGKKSVVLDLKSRFGRDAARKLVATSDILVENFRPGVIDRLGLGYDEVKKDNGGLIFCSISGYGQTGPMRDYPAIDQIIQSVSGLMGLSGEPGNGPMRVGFPIVDTYSALLAAFAIQSAYIQRERDPQRRGQHIDMSMLDASLVMMASVINPLVISNIEPRRTGNRGFSLAPTADTFATLDEPITIGAVQQNQYERLCKALERPDLLTDPRFSDPDQRMAHDKELQGELARSFKTRSALDWERRLADAGVPAGAVRPLRDVLDLPQLEGRGLRLAIDVPNEAVGQTSILNAGFKFAHDGPGVSAPPPQLGQHTAEVLAELGLSEPAL, from the coding sequence TTGGCCCAACCCCTGGCCGGCGTCCGTATTGCCGATTTCAGCCATGTCATTGCCGGCCCGCTTGCAACGCATTTCCTGCGGCTGCTCGGCGCCGAGGTCATCAAGGTCGAGCCGCCCAGCGGCGATGTGTTGCGCAACTATACGCAACGACGCGAGCTGCGCGGCATGTCCGAGCCGTTCATCGGTGCCAATGCGGGCAAGAAATCGGTGGTGCTCGATCTTAAATCCCGGTTCGGCCGCGATGCCGCCCGCAAGCTGGTGGCCACAAGCGACATCCTGGTCGAAAATTTCCGGCCCGGGGTGATCGACCGGCTGGGCCTGGGCTATGACGAGGTCAAAAAGGACAATGGCGGGCTGATTTTCTGCTCGATTTCGGGATACGGGCAGACCGGCCCGATGCGCGACTATCCGGCCATCGACCAGATCATCCAGTCGGTTTCGGGCCTTATGGGGCTTTCGGGCGAACCGGGCAACGGCCCGATGCGGGTCGGATTTCCCATCGTCGACACCTACAGCGCGCTCCTTGCCGCCTTCGCCATCCAATCGGCCTATATCCAGCGCGAGCGCGATCCGCAGCGGCGCGGCCAGCATATCGACATGTCCATGCTCGATGCCTCGCTCGTCATGATGGCCTCGGTCATCAATCCGCTGGTGATCTCCAATATCGAGCCACGCCGGACGGGCAATCGCGGCTTTTCGCTTGCCCCCACCGCGGACACTTTTGCCACGCTCGACGAACCGATCACCATCGGCGCCGTCCAGCAGAACCAGTATGAACGTCTGTGCAAGGCACTCGAGCGCCCCGATCTCCTCACCGATCCCCGGTTTTCCGACCCCGACCAGCGCATGGCCCATGACAAGGAATTGCAGGGGGAGCTTGCCCGGAGTTTCAAGACCCGCTCGGCACTGGACTGGGAGCGGCGGCTGGCAGATGCCGGCGTTCCGGCGGGCGCGGTGCGTCCCTTGCGCGACGTTCTGGACCTGCCGCAACTGGAGGGCCGGGGCCTGCGGCTCGCTATCGACGTTCCCAATGAGGCGGTCGGGCAGACATCGATCCTCAATGCCGGCTTCAAATTCGCCCATGACGGGCCGGGGGTCAGTGCGCCCCCGCCGCAACTGGGACAGCATACCGCCGAAGTGCTGGCCGAGCTGGGATTGTCCGAGCCGGCGCTATAG
- a CDS encoding CoA transferase: MKLLDGIRVLEISDGLVDFGGHMLAELGADVVAIVPDAADEPSRTLAFHHGKTRLVADSSETVAELASRADVILDGQRLGDRFDLGASPNAIHIRVRPFSDGGPMDGRPANDLTLMALSGLMTVIGDPEAPPLRFPGRQAYALTGIQAATAALMGLYARRRIGRGQTVSLSALQSATLANYREPVMYEWTGRIGKRQGNLLVRGKSGVRQVWPCRDGHVTWSMIDNPPMMRALVSVLAQQGVAGELADIDWDNTLVADTPQPTIDRWQQVVGDFFARHTRAELGEWSLEKGWGLSVINTPQDVRESDHLADRGLFVEVRDEESGHVSRVPGPLFKSSLPMQAPDRTLKAPMPASAFDGWSVP; the protein is encoded by the coding sequence ATGAAGCTGCTCGATGGCATCAGGGTTCTCGAAATTTCCGACGGCCTTGTCGATTTCGGCGGCCATATGCTTGCCGAACTGGGCGCCGATGTCGTGGCCATCGTGCCCGATGCGGCCGACGAACCGTCTCGTACGCTGGCTTTTCATCACGGCAAGACCCGGCTGGTTGCCGACAGCTCGGAAACGGTCGCGGAGCTTGCCAGCCGGGCCGACGTGATCCTGGACGGGCAGCGGTTGGGCGATCGCTTCGATCTCGGTGCTTCGCCGAACGCAATCCATATCCGCGTCAGGCCGTTCTCCGATGGCGGTCCCATGGACGGGCGTCCGGCCAACGATCTCACGCTGATGGCCCTTTCGGGGCTCATGACCGTCATCGGCGACCCCGAGGCGCCGCCGCTGCGGTTTCCCGGTCGGCAGGCCTATGCCCTGACCGGCATCCAGGCTGCGACCGCGGCACTGATGGGGCTTTATGCGCGCCGGCGGATCGGGCGGGGGCAGACCGTGTCGCTCTCGGCACTGCAAAGCGCAACGCTTGCCAATTACCGCGAGCCGGTCATGTATGAGTGGACCGGCCGGATCGGAAAGCGCCAGGGCAACCTTCTGGTGCGCGGCAAGTCGGGCGTTCGTCAGGTCTGGCCGTGCAGGGACGGTCATGTGACCTGGTCGATGATCGACAATCCACCCATGATGCGCGCGCTGGTCTCGGTCCTGGCCCAACAGGGCGTCGCAGGAGAATTGGCCGATATCGACTGGGACAACACCCTGGTGGCCGACACCCCCCAGCCGACCATCGACCGCTGGCAGCAGGTGGTCGGAGATTTTTTTGCCCGCCACACCAGAGCCGAACTTGGGGAATGGTCGCTCGAAAAGGGCTGGGGCCTTTCGGTCATCAATACACCCCAGGATGTGCGCGAGAGCGATCACCTCGCCGATCGGGGATTGTTCGTTGAGGTTCGCGACGAAGAAAGCGGGCACGTCTCGCGTGTTCCCGGTCCCCTCTTCAAATCCAGTCTTCCCATGCAGGCCCCCGACCGTACGCTCAAGGCGCCAATGCCCGCGTCGGCTTTTGACGGCTGGAGCGTGCCATGA
- a CDS encoding 2-hydroxyacyl-CoA dehydratase family protein, producing MVMIDDRQMLAGQALDAAFEAADGAAAGLDHPLVGIFGHGAPETLISASGAVPVHVNFGRLDGSGVRAIDQLIEPFVDHEVRIFLNRFAAGAFTGFAGIVFVRDDAAALTAYQYATEWVRQGRAPRGTPPLFLFNLVHAASDPVRTFNDIQIEKLVSFLTAIGLDDPEAGLAGATAQAVRRQRALERVSHSARGARAMVWRNAGRFLAPERHADLLEAAIVEDASPPAPLRLGLVGSGLASADAYAAFAGFGDIVCDLQPFGQIWPGPWECEPSRATMRDLMAGDPFCLRISPPQRHRQAMLDAIEAAKCDLVLCQLAQTDDTFGWEIPGLAKALQARDIGFVNLGFRDAVPGPAWIERARKLIGQALETRP from the coding sequence ATGGTGATGATCGATGACCGGCAAATGCTGGCCGGACAGGCGCTGGACGCAGCGTTCGAGGCTGCCGACGGCGCGGCGGCCGGGCTCGACCATCCCCTGGTTGGCATTTTCGGTCACGGCGCGCCCGAGACGCTCATCTCGGCAAGTGGCGCTGTCCCTGTGCACGTCAATTTCGGGCGTTTGGATGGCTCGGGTGTCAGGGCTATCGATCAGCTGATCGAGCCGTTCGTCGATCATGAAGTGAGAATCTTTCTCAACCGGTTTGCCGCCGGCGCCTTTACGGGCTTTGCCGGGATCGTCTTTGTCCGCGACGATGCAGCAGCGCTCACCGCCTATCAATATGCCACCGAATGGGTGCGGCAGGGACGGGCGCCGCGCGGGACCCCGCCGCTGTTCCTGTTCAACCTCGTGCACGCGGCCAGCGATCCGGTTCGCACCTTCAATGACATTCAGATCGAAAAGCTGGTGAGCTTTCTCACCGCCATCGGGCTCGATGATCCCGAGGCCGGATTAGCCGGAGCGACAGCGCAGGCAGTCAGGCGCCAGCGTGCGCTCGAGCGCGTCTCGCACTCCGCCCGCGGGGCACGGGCCATGGTCTGGCGCAATGCCGGCCGCTTCCTTGCGCCAGAGCGGCACGCCGACTTGCTTGAAGCGGCAATCGTCGAGGACGCGAGCCCTCCCGCGCCCCTGCGGCTCGGCCTTGTGGGGTCGGGGCTTGCGTCCGCCGATGCCTATGCGGCCTTCGCCGGTTTCGGTGACATCGTTTGCGATCTCCAGCCCTTCGGGCAGATATGGCCGGGCCCCTGGGAATGCGAGCCTTCTCGCGCGACCATGCGCGATCTCATGGCCGGTGATCCGTTCTGCCTCAGAATTTCACCGCCGCAGCGTCATCGCCAAGCAATGCTGGACGCGATCGAAGCGGCCAAGTGCGACCTTGTGCTCTGCCAGCTGGCACAGACCGACGATACTTTCGGCTGGGAAATCCCGGGACTGGCCAAGGCGCTGCAGGCGCGCGACATCGGCTTTGTCAATCTGGGCTTTCGCGACGCCGTGCCGGGACCGGCCTGGATCGAACGCGCCCGCAAACTGATCGGGCAGGCGCTGGAGACCCGCCCATGA
- a CDS encoding MmgE/PrpD family protein encodes MISSRAVIERYWSVLDRPLDKNALAAAQIALADGLAVMVAAVDLEPAAQPFADHATALGGTGRASIIGTGAKSSAPLAALANGALAHALDFEDTFEAGMIHPNASLVPAVLALAESERAEGGTVLRALALGCDFACRLSLALDGDPAQKGWYHPPILSGLGATLGAAVIAQLTEQQMLDALGLFAAQFMLSDELKRSPQSHLRAVREGLAARAAVEAVLLARHGVRALDHPLEGQSGVFHLLTGAPPRSGPMLDGLGEQLYGPAVALKRWPCCRGTHSAIMAARALRDKGVAPEAIARVEVVVTPPNDMLFGPGPQASVPRTPIGAKFSIPFVFAQTIKHGTIALNSFSHSHLADPQIIALAGRVRMASLERDAGFDAIYEVSLASGAVHRETIAQVPIWSTADVTLDDLWPKVADCFRARGRSMSLEAYFAAIARLEQDGVEPLMALL; translated from the coding sequence ATGATTTCGAGCCGGGCGGTCATCGAGAGATACTGGTCGGTTCTCGACCGGCCCCTCGATAAAAATGCTCTGGCCGCCGCACAGATCGCGCTGGCCGATGGCCTCGCGGTCATGGTGGCGGCTGTCGATCTTGAGCCGGCAGCCCAGCCCTTTGCCGATCACGCAACGGCGCTGGGCGGGACAGGGCGCGCATCGATCATCGGCACCGGCGCAAAAAGTTCGGCGCCCCTGGCCGCGCTCGCCAATGGAGCGCTGGCCCATGCGCTCGATTTCGAGGATACGTTCGAAGCGGGCATGATCCATCCCAACGCCTCGCTTGTTCCCGCCGTGCTGGCTCTGGCCGAGAGCGAGCGGGCCGAGGGGGGCACGGTTCTCAGGGCATTGGCTTTGGGGTGTGACTTTGCCTGCCGGCTGTCCCTCGCGCTCGACGGGGATCCGGCCCAAAAGGGCTGGTACCATCCTCCCATCCTTTCGGGACTGGGCGCGACCCTTGGCGCCGCCGTGATCGCGCAACTGACCGAGCAACAAATGCTCGACGCACTGGGCCTGTTTGCGGCCCAGTTCATGCTTTCGGACGAACTCAAGCGCTCGCCGCAATCGCATTTGCGCGCCGTGCGCGAGGGGCTGGCGGCGCGCGCCGCGGTCGAAGCGGTTCTGCTGGCCCGCCATGGGGTTCGGGCGCTCGACCATCCACTCGAAGGACAAAGCGGGGTCTTTCACCTTCTCACCGGCGCGCCTCCGCGCTCCGGCCCGATGCTGGACGGGCTGGGCGAGCAGCTTTACGGCCCGGCGGTCGCGCTTAAGCGCTGGCCATGCTGCCGCGGCACCCACAGTGCGATTATGGCGGCCCGTGCCCTGCGCGACAAAGGCGTTGCGCCCGAAGCCATCGCCCGCGTCGAGGTGGTGGTAACGCCGCCCAATGACATGCTGTTCGGACCCGGACCGCAGGCCAGTGTCCCGCGCACGCCGATCGGCGCCAAATTCTCAATTCCCTTCGTTTTCGCCCAGACCATCAAGCACGGCACTATTGCGCTCAATTCCTTCTCGCACAGCCATTTGGCAGACCCCCAAATCATTGCCCTGGCCGGTCGCGTCAGAATGGCATCGCTCGAACGCGATGCCGGATTCGACGCCATATACGAGGTGAGCCTCGCCAGCGGGGCGGTGCATCGGGAAACAATTGCCCAGGTTCCCATCTGGAGCACCGCCGATGTGACGCTGGACGACCTCTGGCCCAAGGTCGCCGATTGCTTTCGGGCCCGTGGCCGCTCGATGTCGCTTGAAGCCTATTTTGCCGCCATTGCAAGACTGGAGCAGGATGGCGTCGAACCGCTCATGGCGCTGCTATAG
- a CDS encoding CaiB/BaiF CoA transferase family protein, translating into MSALNGLKIADFSWVGAGPRATKDLADNGATVIKIESRKRLDLGRLSPPFAGGVKDPDGSAFFAQTNTSKQSVTINLSDPRGVDIARRLVAWADVVVENFGPGFMERIGLGYDALRQIKPDIILASVSVAGRTGPMAGFRGYGNSAAAHSGHAALTGWPGGDPHMPPLAYGDVVAPMFATVAILAALEHKARTGEGQHLDISQIEPMVHVIADLYALDTLPEKAGNEDATYALHGVFPTRGEDEWIAIAACAGAELDRLAELLELEPENVTGETVAARTLAFDRFELADRLAAAGIAAAAVQDGRDVARSEELAAGRHFVSTDHPVLGKAAMPAPPYTMDQTPWSIGKAPLLGEHNGAVLVDMLGMTRADVEALEAQGVLA; encoded by the coding sequence ATGAGCGCGTTGAACGGCCTCAAGATTGCCGATTTCTCCTGGGTGGGCGCGGGACCGCGCGCCACCAAGGACCTGGCGGACAATGGCGCCACAGTGATCAAGATCGAGTCCCGCAAGCGGCTCGATCTCGGCCGCCTGTCGCCGCCTTTTGCCGGCGGGGTGAAAGACCCTGACGGATCGGCCTTTTTTGCCCAGACCAACACCTCAAAGCAAAGCGTTACGATCAACCTTTCCGACCCGCGCGGCGTCGATATCGCCCGCAGGCTGGTTGCATGGGCCGATGTGGTCGTCGAAAATTTCGGACCCGGCTTCATGGAGCGGATCGGGCTTGGCTATGATGCCCTCCGGCAGATCAAACCCGACATCATTCTCGCCAGCGTATCGGTGGCTGGCCGTACCGGACCCATGGCGGGGTTCCGGGGCTACGGCAATTCGGCGGCAGCCCATTCCGGCCACGCGGCGCTGACCGGCTGGCCCGGCGGCGACCCGCATATGCCGCCCCTGGCCTATGGAGACGTGGTGGCCCCCATGTTCGCGACCGTGGCGATACTGGCTGCACTCGAACACAAGGCGCGCACCGGTGAGGGCCAGCACCTCGATATTTCCCAGATTGAACCCATGGTGCATGTGATCGCCGATCTCTACGCCCTCGACACATTGCCCGAAAAGGCCGGCAACGAGGACGCCACTTACGCGCTGCACGGGGTTTTCCCCACAAGGGGCGAGGACGAATGGATCGCCATCGCCGCCTGTGCCGGGGCCGAACTGGACCGGCTGGCAGAGCTCCTCGAGCTGGAGCCGGAAAATGTGACCGGCGAGACGGTTGCAGCCAGAACCCTGGCCTTTGACCGGTTCGAGCTTGCCGACCGGCTGGCGGCAGCCGGTATTGCGGCAGCCGCCGTGCAGGATGGCCGCGATGTCGCCCGGAGCGAAGAGCTGGCAGCGGGCCGGCATTTCGTTTCAACCGATCATCCCGTACTGGGCAAGGCGGCAATGCCCGCGCCCCCCTACACGATGGATCAGACCCCATGGTCGATCGGAAAGGCGCCTCTGCTGGGAGAGCACAACGGCGCGGTTCTTGTCGATATGCTGGGCATGACGCGTGCGGATGTCGAAGCGCTCGAAGCCCAGGGGGTACTGGCATGA
- a CDS encoding MarR family winged helix-turn-helix transcriptional regulator, with amino-acid sequence MSKAEPGDPQAQGVNLGALRQNLPFLTRALRAYIRAENAAFFADFETEQGEIAVISLIGLNPTISQNEVAATLVLKKSAVTKVIKGLEERGLVQREKVEADKRFNALTLTRTGRAKYAQINARMADQHDALLTPFDAQERTELFDLLNRLHQHLVERNRDRTGSAEGISGSATD; translated from the coding sequence ATGAGCAAGGCCGAGCCCGGTGACCCGCAGGCCCAAGGCGTAAATCTCGGCGCCCTGCGGCAGAACCTGCCCTTTCTCACGCGCGCCCTGCGCGCCTATATCCGCGCGGAGAACGCCGCCTTTTTCGCCGACTTCGAAACCGAGCAGGGCGAAATTGCCGTCATCAGCCTGATCGGGCTCAACCCGACGATTTCGCAAAACGAGGTTGCCGCAACCCTTGTGCTCAAGAAGTCGGCAGTCACAAAAGTCATCAAGGGGCTCGAGGAGCGCGGTCTGGTCCAGCGCGAAAAGGTCGAAGCCGACAAGCGCTTCAATGCACTCACGCTCACAAGGACCGGCAGGGCCAAATACGCGCAGATCAACGCCCGCATGGCCGATCAACACGACGCCCTGCTTACGCCCTTTGATGCGCAGGAGAGGACCGAGCTTTTCGACCTGCTCAACCGGCTGCACCAGCATCTGGTGGAGCGCAACAGGGACCGGACCGGCTCTGCCGAAGGCATTTCGGGAAGCGCCACCGACTGA
- a CDS encoding TRAP transporter small permease — protein MPAFEVFLRRVCALAAFIGVAAIISLMLLTVVTVVFRAVGIAFPGTYSLAELLLIPAVSFSLAYAAMQGEHTRVTLFVDRIRSDRIRRGLHGIMTFLGSLFWVGIAWATIKEALRRGAQGEMSPIINVPVAPFRWAMAAAIILLCVVLVFQAIRLLGGHPIEDDHQAQDYSK, from the coding sequence ATGCCCGCTTTTGAAGTTTTCCTGCGTCGTGTCTGCGCTCTGGCTGCATTCATCGGCGTTGCCGCCATCATCAGTCTCATGTTGCTCACGGTGGTTACCGTTGTCTTCAGGGCGGTTGGAATTGCCTTTCCGGGCACATATTCGCTGGCCGAACTTCTGCTCATTCCCGCGGTGAGCTTTTCGCTGGCCTATGCCGCCATGCAGGGCGAGCACACACGCGTAACGCTCTTTGTCGATCGCATCCGCTCGGACCGCATCCGGCGCGGCCTTCACGGGATCATGACGTTCCTGGGGTCCCTGTTCTGGGTCGGCATTGCCTGGGCAACGATCAAAGAAGCGCTGCGTCGTGGCGCGCAGGGCGAAATGTCTCCCATCATCAACGTGCCCGTCGCTCCGTTCCGCTGGGCCATGGCCGCAGCCATTATTCTCTTGTGCGTCGTGCTGGTCTTTCAGGCCATCAGACTGCTTGGCGGTCACCCGATCGAAGACGATCATCAGGCACAGGATTATTCCAAATGA